In Necator americanus strain Aroian chromosome IV, whole genome shotgun sequence, the following proteins share a genomic window:
- a CDS encoding hypothetical protein (NECATOR_CHRIV.G13843.T1), translating to MPLLVVTGHPSCGKSTIVQRVREYFTVEGKEVVIIGDDDDSLLSRDDYNNASKEKEHRSFLRSSVQKSLNQNTVVICDALNYIKGYRYELFLIAKLCKTTYAVLYCHASADTCVWLNQKKEELHRYKEDTIHELIARYEKPDQRNRWDSPLFDVNVGKSERNHTESVPDDMNVDLEHPSPKFVELPLSDIFKWLCEGTALVENQSTQNPPLAPINFLYELDRVTQDVVNAVMEGQRNTPVGHYIVISAHQPVENKVMIRKYRTLAVLTRLRRQFISMSKSNPIDSKSKLASLFVHYLNSNP from the exons ATGCCTCTTTTGGTGGTTACTGGACATCCATCCTGTGGGAAATCGACAATTGTTCAACGAGTCCGTGAATATTTCACCGTCGAAGGGAAGGAAGTGGTTATTATCGGCGATGATGATGATTCTCTTCTCAGCAGAGACGATTACAACAATGCCAGTAAG gaaaaagaaCATCGCTCATTCCTGCGCTCTTCAGTGCAGAAGTCCTTGAATCAAAACACTGTTGTTATATGTGATGCTTTAAACTACATTAAAG GATATAGGTATGAATTGTTCCTCATTGCCAAGCTGTGTAAAACTACGTACGCTGTGCTTTACTGCCACGCTTCCGCTGACACGTGTGTATGGTTGAACCAGAAAAAGGAGGAGCTGCACAG GTATAAAGAAGATACCATTCACGAACTTATAGCCCGATACGAGAAACCCGACCAACGCAATAGATGGGACTCTCCACTGTTTGATGTTAATGTCGGAAAAAGTGAGAG AAATCATACTGAAAGTGTGCCAGATGACATGAATGTAGATCTGGAGCACCCTTCACCAAAATTTGTCGAACTTCCTTTATCAGATATCTTCAAGTGGCTTTGTGAG GGAACAGCCCTTGTGGAGAATCAAAGTACGCAGAATCCACCACTAGCACCAATCAACTTCCTGTATGAACTTGATCGTGTTACGCAAGATGTTGTCAATGCAGTCATGGAAGGACAGCGGAATACACCTGTTGGACATTATATTGTTATCTCGGCTCATCAACCCGTCGAGAACAAG GTGATGATAAGAAAGTACCGTACTTTGGCAGTCCTGACACGATTAAGGCGACAATTCATCAGCATGTCCAAGTCAAATCCGATCGATAGCAAGTCAAAATTGGCTTCATTATTTGTGCATTATTTAAATAGTAATCCTTAG
- a CDS encoding hypothetical protein (NECATOR_CHRIV.G13842.T1), protein MSELSRYCLAAGITKPKLLFVGGGNMASALANGCVSSGFAHKTDIAISCRSISTSEKWKGQGFELVFTSTSSMVKAFPHGIIVLAVKPQARHDVIDSMLSDNTNLANCPLIISILAGIDETILEKELKSVGYLGPIVRLFPNTAVAVGSGASILCAEPNVSDELVDLVKNFASKVGLCLRVDSRNFNAYGAISGSGPAWVYMFIESLADGGVFAGCSRESALKLAAQTVMGAAEMVLESSEHPAVLKDKVCSPGGTTIAGLRELERSGFRSAVIEAVKAATDRANSMS, encoded by the exons ATGTCGGAACTATCGCGTTACTGCCTTGCTGCAGGAATCACGAAGCCGAAATTGCTTTTTGTCGGTGGCGGGAACATGGCATCAGCCTTAGCGAACGGGTGCGTTTCATCAG GGTTTGCTCACAAAACTGATATTGCGATTAGCTGCCGTTCAATCAGTACGTCAGAGAAATGGAAG gGCCAAGGTTTCGAACTTGTATTTACTTCTACTTCATCAATGGTGAAAGCATTTCCTCatg GGATAATCGTTTTGGCAGTGAAACCCCAAGCTCGACATGACGTCATCGACTCCATGTTGTCAGACAATACAAATCTAGCAAATTGTCCATTGATCATCTCAATTTTGGCTGGGATCGATGAGACGATTCTGGAAAAAGAG TTGAAGTCTGTTGGTTATCTCGGTCCTATTGTACGACTGTTCCCCAACACTGCTGTTGCAGTTGGTAGCGGTGCCTCTATTTTATGTGCTGAACCGAACGTGAGCGATGAATTG GTAGATCTTGTCAAAAATTTCGCATCCAAAGTTGGTCTTTGCTTGCGGGTGGATTCACGAAATTTTAATGCCTATGGCGCCATATCTGGGTCTGGTCCAGCTTGG GTATATATGTTTATCGAGTCTTTGGCTGATGGAGGAGTTTTCGCTGGATGCTCACGTGAATCCGCATTGAAACTAGCTGCACAAACAGTAATG GGGGCAGCCGAAATGGTTCTTGAAAGCAGTGAGCACCCTGCAGTTCTGAAGGACAAGGTATGCTCTCCAGGTGGAACAACTATAGCTGGTCTAAGGGAACTAGAAAGATCAG GTTTTCGCTCTGCGGTCATCGAAGCGGTGAAGGCAGCAACAGATAGAGCCAATAGTATGAGCTAA